In the genome of Paracoccus sp. MBLB3053, one region contains:
- a CDS encoding RraA family protein, giving the protein MSVTINTPQTDPIDPELLARWRRIPVPVIVDLASECQIDIALRPLLPPGRQPSLFGRVVTARCSPPDFGSVLHAIATIREGDVLVIDAGGEPGWAMIGDVLGGHLHRLGVAGIVCDGAVRDTGALAGMAGLSVYSRHINPRGPVGASQGEVNAAVRIGGCTIAPGDLIIGDDDGLAALRPAHLTDLIEPAETKLSLEARWISRLAADEPITRIFGLE; this is encoded by the coding sequence ATGAGCGTGACGATCAACACCCCGCAAACCGACCCGATTGACCCCGAGCTGCTGGCGCGCTGGCGCCGTATTCCGGTCCCGGTCATTGTCGATCTCGCATCGGAATGCCAGATCGATATCGCGCTGCGTCCCCTGCTTCCTCCCGGCCGCCAGCCCAGTCTTTTCGGCCGCGTCGTGACGGCCCGCTGCTCACCTCCGGACTTCGGGTCAGTCCTGCACGCGATTGCCACGATCCGGGAAGGCGACGTTCTGGTGATCGATGCGGGCGGTGAACCGGGATGGGCAATGATCGGTGACGTGCTGGGCGGGCATCTGCACCGTCTCGGTGTCGCGGGCATTGTCTGCGACGGGGCGGTCCGCGATACGGGCGCGCTTGCTGGAATGGCGGGACTGTCTGTCTATTCCCGCCATATCAATCCGCGGGGGCCGGTCGGTGCCTCGCAGGGGGAAGTGAACGCCGCCGTGCGGATCGGGGGCTGCACCATCGCGCCCGGTGATCTGATCATCGGCGATGATGACGGGCTCGCGGCGCTGAGACCGGCGCATCTGACCGACCTGATCGAACCGGCCGAAACGAAACTGTCCCTTGAGGCACGCTGGATCTCGCGACTGGCGGCAGATGAGCCGATTACCCGGATTTTCGGCTTGGAATGA